In one Propionispora hippei DSM 15287 genomic region, the following are encoded:
- a CDS encoding YajQ family cyclic di-GMP-binding protein, translating to MAKDCSFDIVSDVDMQEVDNAVNQTAKEISQRFDFRGSKSSIALEAEEIKIIGDDDYKLQSVIDILQTKIVKRGISLKALDYGKVEPASHGTVRQVIKIKKGIDKETAKLVVAAIKESKLKVQPQIMDDQVRVSGKNKDDLQNTMAKLKQMDFKVDLQFVNFRS from the coding sequence ATGGCCAAGGATTGTTCGTTTGATATTGTTTCGGATGTGGACATGCAGGAAGTGGATAATGCAGTTAATCAGACAGCGAAGGAAATATCACAGCGTTTTGATTTTCGCGGCAGTAAGTCATCCATCGCGCTGGAGGCCGAAGAAATTAAAATAATTGGCGATGACGATTATAAATTACAAAGTGTAATCGACATTTTACAGACCAAAATCGTTAAACGGGGGATATCGCTAAAAGCGCTTGATTATGGCAAAGTGGAGCCGGCATCGCATGGTACGGTACGTCAGGTCATTAAGATTAAAAAAGGGATCGACAAGGAGACCGCCAAACTGGTTGTAGCTGCTATTAAGGAAAGCAAACTTAAAGTTCAGCCGCAGATTATGGATGATCAAGTCCGCGTATCAGGGAAAAATAAAGATGATTTGCAAAACACCATGGCTAAGTTAAAGCAAATGGATTTTAAGGTAGATTTACAGTTTGTCAATTTCAGATCATAA
- the uraA gene encoding uracil permease, with protein MTNRVIQIEERLPLLQTFPLSLQHLFAMFGATVLVPILFKVNPATILLFNGIGTLLYLMICKGKIPAYLGSSFAFISPVLAVIPQYGYSAALGGFIIAGVIFSVVALSISATGTKWIDVVFPPAAMGAIVAVIGLELAPVAAGMAGLTAEKLDLSVVTVSIFTLLVTVFGSILFRGFMSIIPILIGVLSGYILAAFTGLVDLSGIEKAPWFAIPQFYAPEFNFSAIAVIIPAALVVIAEHIGHLVVTGNIVGRDLTKDPGLHRSLLGNGLSTLLSGFFGSTPNTTYGENIGVMAITKVYSVWVIGGAAVLAIVLSFVGKLAAAIQSIPTAVMGGVSLLLFGVIAASGIRMLVESKVDYSRSRNLILTSIVLIIGVSGASITFGTVTLKGMALATIVSIIFSLAFKVLDVIGLTNDQQ; from the coding sequence ATGACAAATCGCGTTATCCAAATTGAAGAAAGATTACCTTTATTACAAACCTTTCCTTTAAGTTTACAGCATTTATTTGCCATGTTTGGCGCTACCGTACTTGTACCGATTCTCTTTAAAGTTAATCCTGCCACTATTTTATTGTTTAACGGCATTGGTACCCTGTTGTACTTAATGATCTGCAAAGGGAAAATCCCTGCTTACCTTGGCTCCAGTTTTGCCTTCATCTCACCGGTTTTAGCAGTTATCCCGCAATATGGTTATTCGGCTGCTTTAGGCGGATTCATCATCGCAGGCGTTATTTTCTCCGTGGTGGCATTAAGCATCAGCGCCACAGGCACTAAGTGGATTGACGTCGTGTTTCCCCCTGCCGCCATGGGCGCCATTGTAGCCGTAATTGGTCTGGAGCTTGCTCCCGTAGCTGCTGGTATGGCTGGCCTTACAGCGGAAAAGCTGGACCTCAGTGTCGTTACTGTCTCCATCTTCACTCTGTTAGTGACCGTATTCGGTTCCATCCTCTTTCGAGGTTTTATGTCTATTATTCCCATTTTGATCGGCGTTTTAAGCGGTTATATTCTGGCCGCCTTCACAGGGCTTGTCGATTTAAGCGGTATTGAAAAAGCTCCCTGGTTTGCCATTCCCCAGTTTTATGCCCCTGAATTTAATTTCAGTGCCATTGCGGTTATTATCCCTGCTGCCCTTGTAGTCATTGCTGAACACATTGGCCACCTAGTCGTAACAGGAAATATTGTTGGCCGTGATCTGACCAAAGATCCTGGCCTTCACCGGTCACTGCTGGGCAATGGCCTATCGACACTGTTATCCGGCTTCTTTGGTTCTACACCGAACACAACCTATGGCGAAAACATCGGTGTTATGGCCATTACTAAGGTATACAGTGTTTGGGTTATTGGAGGTGCAGCGGTTCTCGCCATTGTTCTATCCTTCGTTGGGAAATTAGCCGCTGCAATTCAAAGTATTCCCACAGCCGTAATGGGTGGCGTATCTCTGCTGCTGTTCGGTGTCATTGCAGCATCCGGCATTCGCATGCTGGTAGAATCCAAAGTAGATTACAGCCGTTCCCGCAACTTGATTCTTACCTCTATCGTATTAATCATCGGTGTCAGCGGCGCCAGTATTACTTTCGGCACAGTGACCTTGAAAGGTATGGCACTGGCCACAATCGTTTCCATTATTTTCAGCCTGGCATTCAAGGTACTTGATGTCATTGGTCTGACTAATGATCAACAGTAA
- a CDS encoding class II SORL domain-containing protein, whose product MKIAEVIQTADWKAEKHVPVINAPAQVKAGEKFSVKVCVGQEIAHPNTTEHHIRWIKLYFKPTNGKFVYEVASFEFNAHGESTEGANKGPVYTETDSQASVKLTASGTFIATAYCNIHGLWESSQEITVE is encoded by the coding sequence ATGAAAATTGCCGAGGTTATTCAAACTGCCGATTGGAAAGCTGAAAAACACGTACCGGTGATTAACGCGCCGGCACAGGTAAAAGCGGGAGAAAAATTCAGCGTAAAGGTCTGTGTTGGCCAGGAAATTGCTCATCCGAATACAACTGAACATCACATTCGTTGGATTAAATTGTACTTTAAGCCCACTAACGGAAAATTTGTATATGAAGTTGCGTCCTTTGAGTTCAACGCCCATGGTGAGTCAACAGAAGGTGCCAATAAAGGACCTGTTTACACAGAAACTGACTCACAGGCTTCTGTAAAATTGACGGCTTCCGGAACGTTTATTGCAACGGCATACTGTAATATCCATGGATTATGGGAAAGTTCACAGGAAATAACAGTCGAATAA
- a CDS encoding aspartate kinase, translating into MALIVKKFGGSSVATPEKILAVARRVLTEKSLEDKVVVVVSAMGDTTDDLISLANAVMDPVYNNSREMDMLLATGEQISIALLSMAFARLGQPAISLTGMQAGVQSNTAYGKGRILDITPERVLAELDKGKIVVVAGFQGVTPDGDIITLGRGGSDTSAVALAGALRADACEIFTDVDGIYSADPRVVPTARKMKEITYNEMLEMARLGAGVMQPRSVEMGKFYGVPIHVRSTFTQNEGTFIREEYTVEEKEFIIRGVTHDTNVAKIAVLGVPDRPGIAYKLFSALAEANIDVDMIVQSVRSTQKNIIDMVFTIAQPDIVQAKQIVEKIGEELGTMGVQVEENVAKVSVVGAGMLGNPGIAANMFGALADAEINIEVISTSEISISCVIKAEQVNEAVQAIHARFFSAS; encoded by the coding sequence ATGGCATTAATTGTAAAGAAATTCGGTGGAAGCTCGGTAGCTACCCCGGAAAAAATATTGGCGGTGGCTCGAAGAGTGCTAACCGAGAAGAGTCTGGAAGACAAGGTGGTTGTGGTGGTATCGGCGATGGGGGATACTACGGATGATTTAATTTCTTTAGCGAATGCGGTTATGGATCCGGTTTATAATAATAGCCGGGAGATGGACATGCTACTGGCAACGGGTGAGCAGATTTCTATTGCTTTATTATCCATGGCTTTTGCGCGGCTGGGTCAGCCAGCCATATCGCTTACCGGAATGCAGGCAGGTGTTCAATCCAATACCGCGTATGGTAAAGGGAGAATTTTGGATATTACGCCTGAACGGGTACTGGCTGAGCTTGATAAGGGTAAAATCGTTGTAGTAGCAGGTTTTCAGGGCGTTACGCCGGATGGAGATATCATCACCCTAGGGCGGGGCGGTTCAGATACTTCGGCCGTGGCGTTGGCGGGAGCACTGCGGGCCGATGCCTGTGAAATATTTACCGATGTTGATGGAATCTATTCTGCCGATCCGAGAGTAGTACCTACGGCCAGAAAAATGAAAGAGATCACCTATAATGAGATGTTGGAAATGGCTCGCCTCGGAGCCGGTGTTATGCAGCCCAGATCGGTTGAGATGGGAAAATTTTACGGTGTTCCTATTCATGTCCGTTCGACATTTACACAAAATGAGGGAACTTTTATTAGGGAGGAATATACAGTGGAAGAAAAAGAATTTATTATTCGCGGCGTAACTCATGATACAAATGTAGCTAAAATTGCTGTATTGGGTGTGCCTGATCGTCCGGGTATTGCATATAAACTTTTTTCTGCCTTGGCAGAGGCCAATATAGACGTTGATATGATTGTACAGAGTGTGCGCAGTACCCAGAAAAATATTATTGATATGGTGTTTACTATTGCGCAGCCTGATATTGTACAAGCCAAGCAAATTGTGGAAAAGATTGGTGAAGAATTGGGAACTATGGGCGTTCAAGTGGAAGAAAATGTGGCCAAAGTTTCTGTAGTTGGCGCCGGTATGCTGGGAAATCCAGGGATTGCCGCTAATATGTTCGGGGCGCTGGCCGATGCGGAAATAAATATTGAAGTTATCAGTACTTCAGAAATCAGCATATCCTGTGTGATAAAGGCCGAACAGGTAAATGAGGCTGTTCAGGCGATCCATGCCCGCTTTTTTAGTGCGTCATAA
- a CDS encoding alpha/beta-type small acid-soluble spore protein, whose amino-acid sequence MSRSKKPVNPAAQKALDQLKEETAAEIGLKDYKNTYKGALTSADNGRVGGHMVRKMIQAQENSFSNSK is encoded by the coding sequence ATGTCAAGGAGTAAAAAACCTGTGAACCCGGCGGCGCAAAAGGCTCTCGATCAGCTTAAGGAAGAAACGGCAGCAGAAATTGGCTTGAAGGACTATAAGAACACCTATAAAGGTGCTCTGACCTCAGCCGACAACGGCAGAGTCGGCGGTCACATGGTCCGCAAAATGATTCAGGCCCAAGAAAACAGTTTTAGCAATAGTAAGTAA